The sequence below is a genomic window from Macaca fascicularis isolate 582-1 chromosome 3, T2T-MFA8v1.1.
TGTCGATCTAGTCACCTTTCAGAAGCGTGTGCATATTATATTTGCATAGGCCtttgcctccaaaaaaaaaaaaaaaaaaaaaaagatattccagatGGCTTTGCTATTTGGATTTGTCACTGTAACACACCTACAGAGAGTGGTCTAATTGAGGACCTCATAATCATCCAGGccaaatcttttccttttttttttttttttttttgagacggagtctggctctgttgcccaggctggagtgcagtggccggatctcagctcactgcaagccccgcctcccgggttcacgccattctcctgcctcagcctcccgagtagctgggagtacaggcgcccgccacctcgcccggctaattttttttgtattttagtagagacgggtttcaccgtgttagccaggatggtctcgatctcctgacctcgtgatccgcccatctcggcctcccaaagtgctgggattacaggcttgagccaccgcgcccggccaaatcttTTCCTTTCTATAACATCACAATGTACCTGGAATCACAGCTAGTTAAAACTTGACCTGGATGTGTGACCTCCAGATTCCTAGCGTGGTCCCTCCACCCCACTACATGCCTCTGTGGACTTGTATGCACGTAGTTGCTGGGTACGGAATGGAACCGGTTCTGGTTGCGTTTCCTGAACCACCTTATTGTGGGCTAGGGGTTCTGCGAATACACCAGCGACCAAATGATGCTCTTAAGAACAACCGACACCTACGTAGGGAGCAGGTTCTTTCTACTTGGGAGCCCTAACACTACTCTACTACGCGGGCAGCTCGCCAGACCCAACCAAGGGTGCATTCTGCAGAGGGCGGCTGCAGCCTCCGCACTGGCCCGGCAGCGCCCCCTTCTGTCCTCCGGCGGCCTGGCACCTGATGTGTCAAAGGCCGCGCGCTTTTTCCGGGGACTAGAACACAGTCCCGCTTACAGGGCCTCAGCCTAAAGCAGGTTGAAAACTTGTGTCACCCCCCCCCcacgccccccccccccccacacacacacacagagcacccTGACCCAGGCGCGTTTCTGAACCTGGAGACACGCACTCCTTCCCCAGTAGCCCAGTCTTACCACCAGGCGCGACTGTCCCCTCCCTCTCCAGACGGGAGGGGGCAGGTTAACGCAGCCGCGCGCCCGCCGGGCAGGTTAGGCTCTTGGGGACCTAGAAGAGAAAGGGGTTAACTAATGTGTGCGATGCGTGTGCAGATGACAAAATTTAGGGCGCGTAGAGTTTGCCCGGCGCCACCGCGTCCGCTCGCGGGGACCCTCGGGAGCTGGGCCCCACGGGGCCGGAGCAGCACGGTGTCGCCCCTCCTCCAGCCGGGCTCCAGCGTCTGCAGAACAAAGCCTGGGGTCCAGCCCCGGACACGGCGCGGCCGCCCCTCACCCAGTCCCCGGGCGGCAGGGCCTGCTCCACGCTCACTCTCCAGCCTGGCGGGGCCCTGGAAGCCGGGACACGCGGAGGCCCGGAGGGTCATCGGCGTTCAAGGCAGCCTCCCACACCAAGCGCACCGCCCGGAGCCCCTCTGCACGAGCGCTTTCTGCTTATTGCTCTTTTCCCCAGAAGCCACAGTCATCACGGTAGCGCGGGAAGGGGCCTCGCGGGCCAGTCTGCAGCAGGTGCGGTCGGGAGCCGCAGGCCCGCGCGGTAAATCGCTGTCTCTTTGCGGTCGTTGTTCCCATTCACCGCCCGCCGCCCCCCCTCCAccagggttctttttttttctttccgcCGCGCAGTTGCCATGGGTTACCAGGGCGGTTGCCATGGGTTACCGGACCGAGGCCGGCTGGCTAGCTACCTGCCGCCAGTCGCCGCCGCCGGCGGAGTGGCCCGGGCGGGAGGTGGCGGGAGCGCGCGTGTGTGGGACGCAGCGCGGGGGATGCGCGCGGGCCGCGGAGGCGCCGCAGCCAACAGGCGGCCGAGGGTGCAGCCGCGGGAGCGCCATCGCCAGTGGGGTGGGGGGCAAAGCTATAAAGAAGGCCCAGAGGTAAGAAACTAGCAAAAACACAACCACAAGTTATGCCCGTGCTGTGCCTCTAGCAGCAAAGACAAGCGGTGTGGGGTTTTGGATGAATCTACACTTCTCGTCGGGGGAGAAAGGGTATTTTCCTCTTTAGCATAAGCCATTTGCATAGTGTCTTTAGACCAGAGTTTAAATTCAGCAGGAAATTGTAGCTTAATGTTTTGAgggttttttctctcttttcctctataTCTTTTGAAAATAAGTCTTTGGAAttttggagaaagagaaagggtcATTAACTACCAGAGTTTGCGCAGCTAAAATAAATTAAGTGTCCAATGCACTGCTCATGATCTAGAAAAGTTTCCAGTTAAGACAGTTAAGAGTGAAGCGCAATTGTGTCTGCTAAAAAGGGACAATGGTGACTCGTCTGTAAGATGCATATGGCAAAGAATAGAACCAAAGTCCTTTGTATATATAGCAAATGTTAAAGAATGTTGCTTATTTACATCCTTCTGAAATTTTTGAACTCCactcttaaaattattaatttcttaTGACCTTTATTTGCAAAGAAAGTTCTATGCTTTGAATGTCAAATTGCAGTAACTAATTTCCGACAgtattttgtatttgaaaatgtgtttatatataataaactaaGAAAAGGTCTATATTccaaacagaaacacaaaattgTACTGAAATAAATTGTTTCCTTCATTGAAAAGATGTTGCTTTGTATTCATAGGATACCagctaaataatttaaatattaagaggAAGACTATTTAGAAACAataagctttgttatttttgttttaaaatgttgaggCTTCCAATGAAAAGGGGTCGTCTTTTATAGCTCAAATACTGAAAACCTTTTTTGTACCACAGTAGCTCAATAATAATGAATCCTTAAGGCATCCAAAAAATACAAACCAAATTCAAAACAGCATCTAGTTTACTGTTGGATATAATGGTGATTGTAGCCAGGCTAAATGAATTTGTTTAACTTCTTAATTGTCATAAAagaaattttgttcttttactttATACTGCATATCACTTGTTTGTATTTAATTATTCAATGAAATGTGGACTAGGTTTGAAAAACTGGCAAGATACTTAACATCTTAAGGAATAGTATCTGCTTAAGAATAAATACTTGTccctagtaatttttaaaacttgaaatctTAACTAGAATTAAGTAACTTTCTTCTAAGTGAGACTTTATAAGAAGCCTCAGTAACAGGTTGTTGACGTTCACTGTTGACACCTTTGGGTTATATATAAATCTAGTTCTACAACAAAACACGTAAGTTGGCTTT
It includes:
- the LOC102143493 gene encoding uncharacterized protein, translating into MCAMRVQMTKFRARRVCPAPPRPLAGTLGSWAPRGRSSTVSPLLQPGSSVCRTKPGVQPRTRRGRPSPSPRAAGPAPRSLSSLAGPWKPGHAEARRVIGVQGSLPHQAHRPEPLCTSAFCLLLFSPEATVITVAREGASRASLQQVRSGAAGPRGKSLSLCGRCSHSPPAAPPPPGFFFFLSAAQLPWVTRAVAMGYRTEAGWLATCRQSPPPAEWPGREVAGARVCGTQRGGCARAAEAPQPTGGRGCSRGSAIASGVGGKAIKKAQR